Proteins encoded within one genomic window of Jiangella mangrovi:
- a CDS encoding zinc-binding dehydrogenase, with protein sequence MRAMVYERFRERPVVRDVPEPVCPPGGAVIRVEATGLCRSDWHGWMGHDDDVTVPHVPGHELAGVLAEVAPDVRGHGWRPGERVTVPFVCACGDCEQCRAGDHQVCERQTQPGFTHWGSFAEYVAIEHAAVNLVRLPDAVDFATAAGLGCRFATAYRAVVQQGRVAAGEWVAVHGCGGLGLSAVMIAAAHGARVVAVDVSAPALELARRVGAAVAVDASSGTDVVAAVHEATGGGAHLSLDALGSTTTFLNSVRGLRRRGRHVQAGLLLAEHATQAVAMGPVVAAELELLGSHGMAAHHYPAMLAEIAAGTLRPDLLLGRELTLEEGVDALVAMSDGSPTGVTVLRP encoded by the coding sequence GTGCGCGCGATGGTGTACGAGAGGTTTCGCGAACGGCCGGTCGTCCGTGACGTCCCGGAGCCGGTCTGCCCGCCGGGCGGCGCGGTCATCCGGGTGGAGGCCACCGGCCTCTGCCGGAGCGACTGGCACGGCTGGATGGGCCACGACGACGACGTCACGGTGCCGCACGTGCCGGGGCACGAGCTCGCCGGCGTGCTCGCCGAGGTCGCGCCGGACGTCCGGGGCCACGGCTGGCGGCCGGGCGAGCGGGTCACCGTCCCGTTCGTCTGCGCGTGCGGCGACTGCGAGCAGTGCCGGGCCGGCGACCACCAGGTCTGCGAGCGGCAGACGCAGCCGGGCTTCACCCACTGGGGCTCGTTCGCCGAGTACGTGGCGATCGAGCACGCGGCGGTCAACCTGGTCCGGCTGCCCGACGCCGTCGACTTCGCCACCGCGGCCGGGTTGGGCTGCCGCTTCGCGACGGCGTACCGGGCGGTCGTGCAGCAGGGCCGGGTCGCGGCCGGCGAGTGGGTGGCCGTGCACGGCTGCGGCGGGCTGGGGCTGTCGGCGGTCATGATCGCCGCGGCGCACGGCGCGCGGGTGGTCGCCGTCGACGTCTCCGCACCGGCCCTCGAGCTGGCCCGGCGCGTGGGCGCCGCGGTCGCCGTCGACGCGAGCAGCGGGACCGACGTCGTGGCCGCGGTCCACGAGGCGACGGGCGGCGGCGCGCACCTGTCGCTGGACGCCCTCGGCAGCACGACGACGTTCCTGAACTCCGTGCGCGGGCTGCGCCGCCGCGGCCGGCACGTCCAGGCCGGTCTGCTGCTGGCCGAGCACGCGACCCAGGCCGTGGCCATGGGTCCCGTGGTCGCGGCCGAGCTGGAGCTGCTGGGCAGCCACGGCATGGCGGCGCACCACTACCCGGCCATGCTGGCCGAGATCGCGGCGGGCACGCTGCGCCCGGACCTGCTGCTCGGCCGCGAGCTCACCCTCGAGGAGGGCGTCGACGCGCTGGTGGCGATGTCGGACGGCTCGCCGACCGGCGTGACGGTGCTGCGTCCGTAG
- a CDS encoding DUF1906 domain-containing protein, with the protein MTRRRHAVIAATVLFAAASFTAAGPVSAGDARIPAPTIATGLGFDTCTAPSVAALDAWWGTSPYTTVNIYFGGINRGCRQPNLTPSWVQTVSGMGWHLLPTYMGHQPICMLGSKEHRYTAADATTIGAANAQDALAQAEHLGLLPGSALYADVEHYDRSDASCVTAVRRYVSAWTTTLQAAGYLAGVYVHQDSGLRDLSAVYDSPEYARPDAVWMARWDGNPALTGWPTAPDSQWANHQRAKQYLGDHNETHGGVTINIDSDSLDAPVATVANP; encoded by the coding sequence ATGACCCGGAGACGCCACGCGGTCATCGCCGCCACCGTCCTGTTCGCCGCCGCCTCCTTCACCGCCGCCGGCCCCGTCAGCGCCGGAGACGCCCGCATCCCGGCGCCCACCATCGCCACCGGCCTCGGCTTCGACACCTGCACCGCGCCGTCGGTCGCCGCGCTCGACGCGTGGTGGGGGACGTCGCCGTACACCACGGTCAACATCTACTTCGGCGGCATCAACCGCGGCTGCCGGCAGCCGAACCTGACGCCGTCGTGGGTCCAGACGGTCAGCGGCATGGGCTGGCACCTGCTGCCCACGTACATGGGCCACCAGCCCATCTGCATGCTGGGCAGCAAGGAGCACCGCTACACCGCGGCCGACGCCACCACCATCGGCGCGGCCAACGCGCAGGACGCCCTCGCGCAGGCCGAGCACCTCGGGCTGCTGCCGGGCAGCGCGCTGTACGCCGACGTCGAGCACTACGACCGCAGCGACGCCTCGTGCGTCACGGCCGTGCGCCGCTACGTGTCGGCGTGGACCACCACGCTGCAGGCGGCCGGCTACCTGGCCGGGGTGTACGTGCACCAGGACTCCGGGCTGCGCGACCTCTCCGCCGTCTACGACTCCCCCGAGTATGCCCGCCCCGACGCCGTCTGGATGGCCCGCTGGGACGGCAACCCGGCCCTCACCGGCTGGCCGACGGCGCCGGACAGCCAGTGGGCCAACCACCAGCGGGCCAAGCAGTACCTGGGCGACCACAACGAGACCCACGGCGGCGTCACCATCAACATCGACAGTGACTCGCTGGACGCGCCCGTCGCCACGGTCGCGAATCCATAA
- a CDS encoding glycoside hydrolase domain-containing protein, with the protein MLGWTRSLGRATAAAAASAVLVAASVTGAAALPDSPVSYPSGASSTLAPGLGFDTCTAPSIAALQAWRASPYRTVNIYFGGVNRGCAQPNLTAAWVRDATATGWRLLPTYFGRQPSCMLGSKPYRYTAANATTYGASEAQDAVAKARALGLLPGSALYADVEHYDRTDASCVTAVRRYVSAWTTTLHASGYLAGVYVHQDSGLRDLSASYGNATWARPDAVWMARWDGSPSLTGWPTAPNAQWAGHQRLKQYRGDHNETWGGVTLNIDSDSLDAPAATVARTYRVTSSTALNARTGPGSAYPVVRSHAPGSALAVMCQGLGTRVGTSSVWNRLSNGTWVADYYVSTPSSTTFSPTLQRCMYPGQVTSATPLNARTGPGTGYPVTGTALPTGALAWVMCQKAGTAVGTSTVWNRMLDGRWVADYYVSNRSNTTYSAPIPRCP; encoded by the coding sequence ATGCTCGGCTGGACACGCTCACTCGGCAGGGCCACGGCTGCGGCCGCGGCATCGGCGGTCCTGGTGGCCGCATCGGTCACGGGGGCCGCGGCACTGCCCGACTCTCCGGTCTCCTATCCGTCCGGCGCGTCGTCGACCCTCGCGCCGGGGCTGGGCTTCGACACCTGCACCGCGCCGTCCATCGCGGCGCTGCAGGCCTGGCGGGCCTCGCCATACCGCACCGTCAACATCTACTTCGGCGGGGTGAACCGCGGCTGCGCCCAGCCCAACCTCACCGCCGCCTGGGTCCGCGACGCGACGGCGACCGGCTGGCGGCTGCTGCCGACCTACTTCGGGCGCCAGCCGTCGTGCATGCTGGGCAGCAAGCCGTACCGGTACACCGCCGCCAACGCCACCACCTACGGCGCGTCGGAGGCGCAGGACGCCGTGGCCAAGGCCCGGGCGCTCGGCCTGCTCCCCGGCAGCGCGCTCTACGCCGACGTCGAGCACTACGACCGCACCGACGCCTCGTGCGTCACCGCCGTGCGCCGCTACGTCTCGGCCTGGACCACCACGCTGCACGCCTCCGGCTACCTCGCCGGGGTCTACGTGCACCAGGACTCCGGGCTGCGCGACCTGTCGGCGTCGTACGGCAACGCCACCTGGGCCCGCCCGGACGCCGTCTGGATGGCCCGCTGGGACGGCAGCCCGTCGCTCACCGGCTGGCCGACCGCCCCCAACGCGCAGTGGGCGGGGCACCAGCGGCTGAAGCAGTACCGCGGCGACCACAACGAGACCTGGGGCGGCGTGACGCTGAACATCGACAGCGACTCGCTCGACGCACCCGCGGCCACGGTCGCGCGGACCTACCGCGTGACCAGCTCGACCGCCCTCAACGCCCGCACCGGCCCGGGCTCGGCGTACCCGGTGGTGCGCAGCCACGCGCCGGGCAGCGCACTGGCGGTCATGTGCCAGGGCCTCGGTACCCGCGTGGGCACGAGCTCGGTGTGGAACCGGCTGTCCAATGGCACCTGGGTGGCCGACTACTACGTCTCGACGCCGTCGAGCACCACGTTCTCGCCGACGCTGCAGCGGTGCATGTACCCGGGCCAGGTCACCAGCGCGACGCCGCTGAACGCCCGCACGGGCCCGGGCACCGGCTACCCGGTCACCGGCACCGCCCTCCCGACCGGCGCGCTGGCCTGGGTGATGTGCCAGAAGGCGGGGACGGCGGTCGGCACCAGCACCGTCTGGAACCGGATGCTCGACGGCCGCTGGGTGGCCGACTACTACGTGTCCAACCGGTCGAACACGACGTACAGCGCACCGATCCCGCGCTGCCCGTGA
- a CDS encoding DUF350 domain-containing protein translates to MMIGDIDVGELAEEAGVVLAYCGVGLAMLLLGFVLIDVLTPGRLRDLIFVERNHNAAVLVSTGFLAQGLIVVAAIYASADDVADGLAGTVVYSLIGLVVSTLVFLLVDLLIPGRGRHDLVHETPHPASWVLGVLRIVVSGIIALAIV, encoded by the coding sequence ATGATGATCGGCGACATCGACGTCGGCGAGCTGGCCGAGGAGGCCGGCGTCGTGCTGGCCTACTGCGGGGTCGGCCTGGCGATGCTGCTGCTCGGCTTCGTGCTCATCGACGTGCTGACACCGGGCAGGTTGCGCGACCTCATCTTCGTCGAGCGCAACCACAACGCCGCGGTGCTGGTCTCGACCGGGTTCCTCGCGCAGGGGCTGATCGTCGTCGCGGCCATCTACGCCAGCGCCGACGACGTCGCCGACGGCCTGGCCGGCACGGTCGTCTACAGCCTCATCGGGCTGGTGGTGAGCACGCTGGTGTTCCTGCTGGTCGACCTGCTCATCCCGGGCCGGGGGCGCCACGACCTCGTCCACGAGACCCCGCACCCGGCCAGCTGGGTGCTCGGCGTGCTGCGCATCGTGGTCTCCGGCATCATCGCGCTGGCCATCGTCTAG
- a CDS encoding DUF4247 domain-containing protein, which translates to MRRALVAGLVAAALTLSACGSADDDVRRVISDNYELVSQDGDYSTYRSDDSVDTVAAIVEDAATAGRDHQDTTGRYLGYEDTMVHIVPAAGGDGSDIEVTDVRDGYDRWGPVIIPIWGAFGGGYRSGFAGGGSGFGK; encoded by the coding sequence ATGAGGCGCGCGCTCGTAGCCGGGCTGGTGGCCGCCGCGCTGACGCTGTCGGCCTGCGGGAGCGCCGACGACGACGTGCGCCGGGTCATCTCCGACAACTACGAGCTGGTCAGCCAGGACGGCGACTACTCCACCTACCGCTCCGACGACTCCGTCGACACCGTCGCGGCGATCGTCGAGGACGCCGCCACCGCGGGCCGCGACCACCAGGACACCACCGGCCGCTACCTCGGCTACGAGGACACCATGGTGCACATCGTGCCGGCGGCCGGCGGCGACGGCTCCGACATCGAGGTCACCGACGTCCGCGACGGCTACGACCGCTGGGGCCCGGTGATCATCCCGATCTGGGGCGCGTTCGGCGGCGGCTACCGCAGCGGATTCGCCGGTGGCGGCTCCGGGTTCGGCAAGTGA